A portion of the Gorilla gorilla gorilla isolate KB3781 chromosome X, NHGRI_mGorGor1-v2.1_pri, whole genome shotgun sequence genome contains these proteins:
- the LOC101153153 gene encoding protein SSX2 isoform X1, with protein sequence MNGDDAFARRPAAGAQIPEKIQKAFDDIAKYFSKEEWEKMKASEKIFYVYMKRKYEAMTKLGFKATLPPFMCNKRAEDFQGNDFDNDPNRGNQVERPQMTFGRLQGISPKIMPKKPAEEGNDSEEVPEASGPQNDGKQLCPPGKPTTSEKIHERSGPKRGEHAWTHRLRERKQLVIYEEISDPEEDDE encoded by the exons ATGAACGGAGACGACGCCTTTGCAAGGAGACCCGCGGCTGGTGCTCAAATACCAGAGAAGATCCAAAAG gcctTCGATGATATTGCCAAATACTTCTCTAAGGAAGAGTGGGAAAAGATGAAAGCCTCGGAGAAAATCTTCTATGTGTATATGAAGAGAAAGTATGAGGCTATGACTAAACTAG GTTTCAAGGCCACCCTCCCACCTTTCATGTGTAATAAACGGGCCGAAGACTTCCAGGGGAATGATTTTGATAATGACCCTAACCGTGGGAATCAGG TTGAACGTCCTCAGATGACTTTCGGCAGGCTCCAGGGAATCTCCCCGAAG ATCATGCCCAAGAAGCCAGCAGAGGAAGGAAATGATTCGGAGGAAGTGCCAGAAGCATCTGGCCCACAAAATGATGGGAAACAGCTGTGCCCCCCGGGAAAACCAACTACCTCTGAGAAGATTCACGAGAGATCTG GACCCAAAAGGGGGGAACATGCCTGGACTCACAGACTGCGTGAGAGAAAGCAGCTGGTGATTTATGAAGAGATCAGCGACCCTGAGGAAGATGACGAGTAA
- the LOC101153153 gene encoding protein SSX2 isoform X3, giving the protein MNGDDAFARRPAAGAQIPEKIQKAFDDIAKYFSKEEWEKMKASEKIFYVYMKRKYEAMTKLGFKATLPPFMCNKRAEDFQGNDFDNDPNRGNQVERPQMTFGRLQGISPKIMPKKPAEEGNDSEEVPEASGPQNDGKQLCPPGKPTTSEKIHERSGNREAQEKEERRGTAHRWSSQNTHNIGPKRGEHAWTHRLRERKQLVIYEEISDPEEDDE; this is encoded by the exons ATGAACGGAGACGACGCCTTTGCAAGGAGACCCGCGGCTGGTGCTCAAATACCAGAGAAGATCCAAAAG gcctTCGATGATATTGCCAAATACTTCTCTAAGGAAGAGTGGGAAAAGATGAAAGCCTCGGAGAAAATCTTCTATGTGTATATGAAGAGAAAGTATGAGGCTATGACTAAACTAG GTTTCAAGGCCACCCTCCCACCTTTCATGTGTAATAAACGGGCCGAAGACTTCCAGGGGAATGATTTTGATAATGACCCTAACCGTGGGAATCAGG TTGAACGTCCTCAGATGACTTTCGGCAGGCTCCAGGGAATCTCCCCGAAG ATCATGCCCAAGAAGCCAGCAGAGGAAGGAAATGATTCGGAGGAAGTGCCAGAAGCATCTGGCCCACAAAATGATGGGAAACAGCTGTGCCCCCCGGGAAAACCAACTACCTCTGAGAAGATTCACGAGAGATCTG gaaatagggaggcccaagaaaaggaagagagacgcGGAACAGCTCatcggtggagcagtcagaacacacacaacattg GACCCAAAAGGGGGGAACATGCCTGGACTCACAGACTGCGTGAGAGAAAGCAGCTGGTGATTTATGAAGAGATCAGCGACCCTGAGGAAGATGACGAGTAA
- the LOC101153153 gene encoding protein SSX2 isoform X2: MNGDDAFARRPAAGAQIPEKIQKAFDDIAKYFSKEEWEKMKASEKIFYVYMKRKYEAMTKLGFKATLPPFMCNKRAEDFQGNDFDNDPNRGNQVERPQMTFGRLQGISPKIMPKKPAEEGNDSEEVPEASGPQNDGKQLCPPGKPTTSEKIHERSGVLQRYCRFSSRPLQ, from the exons ATGAACGGAGACGACGCCTTTGCAAGGAGACCCGCGGCTGGTGCTCAAATACCAGAGAAGATCCAAAAG gcctTCGATGATATTGCCAAATACTTCTCTAAGGAAGAGTGGGAAAAGATGAAAGCCTCGGAGAAAATCTTCTATGTGTATATGAAGAGAAAGTATGAGGCTATGACTAAACTAG GTTTCAAGGCCACCCTCCCACCTTTCATGTGTAATAAACGGGCCGAAGACTTCCAGGGGAATGATTTTGATAATGACCCTAACCGTGGGAATCAGG TTGAACGTCCTCAGATGACTTTCGGCAGGCTCCAGGGAATCTCCCCGAAG ATCATGCCCAAGAAGCCAGCAGAGGAAGGAAATGATTCGGAGGAAGTGCCAGAAGCATCTGGCCCACAAAATGATGGGAAACAGCTGTGCCCCCCGGGAAAACCAACTACCTCTGAGAAGATTCACGAGAGATCTG GTGTACTTCAGAGATactgcaggttcagttccagaccactgcaataa